From a single Clupea harengus chromosome 24, Ch_v2.0.2, whole genome shotgun sequence genomic region:
- the rims1b gene encoding regulating synaptic membrane exocytosis protein 1 isoform X11 codes for MWVCNLCRKEQEILIKSGEWFSGPDGRPVSGGSAVSAEGVPPTLRDKRLQRTRSLAPPSTDAQQPAGVTVDRTRGADTMPASRSRSEPPRDKKRPLSLHEQNGKVIGRGERRRDPGKQSSEERPPGERRRLEKGRSQEEEPGEGEREGPRQPPPASSDPRRRSQDEEAERQRQREEEFQTRYRSDPNLARYPVKPQKEEQEMRMHAKVSKVRHERHHSEMALNEVGQGRKGPGGRLGPGRGHVVDERQALMENHRAYSVDRTAGGGGSGGGGGGGGGHGSQGSLHKPGHGGPPPPRTGPLPPELRDSQEWGPKGARLEPAAHKGRWEKVEQGAPGEGLLRIDSLSSDQSESLRPPPPRPYKGRRGGGNKRQMSISSSEEEGGSTPEYTSCEDVEMESISERGDWDCHPMDPAVWHHPVTWQPSKEGDHLIGRITLSKRSAMPREAGSLLGLKVVGGKMTETGRLGAFITKVKKGSLADIVGHLRAGDEVLQWNGKALPGATKKEVYNIILESKNAPQVEIVVSRPIGCIHRILPNNCLKKVHRVYQDTPRIPESTHPPLDSTGSSSFESQKMERPSISVMSPTSPGILRDLVVPGQLSFVKVKLWYDKVGHQLIVNVLQAIDLPPRPDGRPRNPYVKMYFLPDRSDKSKRRTKTVKKCVEPKWNQTFLYPHVHRRDFRERMLEITVWDQPRVQEEESDFLGEILIELETALLDDQPHWYKLQSHDMSSMPLPQPSPYMPRRQTHSEKKLQRSHRIIETDYDAGITVVSTAAERNSRDRERPGTLSVPEQERAVQHRSRSVSPHREGQCRARSRPTHVPMQRSLDEIHQNRHHSCSPSHYHDSHQGHRSGDSDYEYSEDSEVLEMHRSIRGGSAECLHTNRNLARHCNTLPPKMPLLVNGIHKDIYSSTLPACLKSKSARRQEGGVVSPRSAVPQRVLRFTDEVSVSDLQPSLDRIRSASTTCLRPDTGFHSPERERAHGGHSPTSGAPRGRGRQLPQLPAKSSSIEQDPVNCKPEGNAALAVEERARQLQMKVHSFRPSSSGPQQETELKAKREMWRQQRGGSDNVSGRSSDSELSDASAISHASSASRLSSASYMSVQSERPRGGRMRQVRGSGSQNMMKSTSVSGEIYTPERTDGSQSDTALGTVGGSGKKRRSSLSARVVSIVGNRRSRSTSQISATDKKSKGVPIQRSQETGMAVELPRNMSRQPSRESTNGSMASCNSEGNLIFSGVRLGADSQFSDFLDGLGPAQLVGRQTLATPAIGDIQIGMTDKKGQLEVEVIRARGLIQKPGSKSLPAPYVKVYLLDNGAYVAKKKTKIARKTLDPLYQQALLFEESPKGKVLQVIVWGDYGRMDHKSFMGVAQILLEELDLSSTVIDWYKLFPPSSLVDPTLASMTRRASQTSLDSSSTPAGGRL; via the exons ATGTGGGTATGTAACCTGTGCCGGAAGGAACAGGAGATCCTCATCAAGTCGGGAGAATGGTTTTCTGGGCCGGATGGTCGGCCGGTGAGCGGGGGGTCGGCCGTCTCCGCTGAGGGGGTACCGCCGACGTTGCGGGACAAGCGGCTCCAGCGTACGCGCTCGCTGGCCCCGCCTTCCACCGACGCCCAGCAACCGGCCGGCGTCACCGTGGATCGCACGCGGGGAGCCGATACAATGCCCGCCTCGCGCTCGAGAAGCGAACCGCCACGAGACAA GAAGCGACCGCTGTCCCTCCATGAGCAGAATGGAAAAGTGATTGGGCGAGGTGAGCGGAGGCGGGACCCAGGAAAGCAGTCCTCCGAGGAGCGTCCTCCAGGGGAGAGGCGGCGCCTGGAGAAGGGGCGGAGCCAGGAGGAGGAGCctggcgagggagagagggaggggcccAGACAGCCGCCGCCCGCGTCGTCGGATCCTCGGAGACGCTCCCAGGACGAGGAGGCTGAGCGCCAGAGGCAACGGGAGGAGGAGTTCCAGACGCGTTACCGTAGCGACCCCAACCTGGCGCGCTACCCAGTCAAGCCGcagaaggaggagcaggagatgcGCATGCACGCCAAGGTGTCCAAGGTGCGGCACGAGCGCCACCACAGTGAAATGGCCCTCAACGAGGTGGGCCAGGGCCGCAAGGGGCCCGGGGGCCGCCTGGGGCCCGGGCGGGGCCATGTCGTGGACGAGCGGCAGGCGCTGATGGAGAACCATCGGGCGTACTCGGTGGATAGGAccgcagggggagggggtagtggtggtggtggtggtgggggaggaggtCACGGGAGCCAGGGCTCCCTGCACAAGCCGGGCCACGGCGGGCCACCACCGCCACGGACGGGGCCTCTGCCCCCAGAGCTCAGGGACTCGCAGGAATGGGGGCCCAAGGGGGCCCGTCTGGAGCCGGCGGCGCACAAAGGCCGGTGGGAGAAGGTGGAGCAAGGGGCCCCTGGGGAGGGGCTCCTGAGGATCGACTCGCTCAGCTCCGACCAATCGGAGTCCCTGCGTCCGCCCCCGCCACGCCCGTACAAGGGCAGGCGGGGCGGGGGCAACAAGCGACAGATGTCTATCAGCAGCTCAGAGGAGGAGGGCGGCTCCACGCCCGAGTACACCAGCTGCGAGGatgtggagatggagagcatCAGCGAAAGAG GCGACTGGGACTGCCACCCGATGGACCCAGCTGTATGGCAT CATCCGGTTACCTGGCAGCCGTCCAAAGAGGGAGATCATTTAATCGGCCGCATCACCCTGAGCAAGCGCTCGGCCATGCCCAGAGAAGCTGGCTCCCTCCTGGGGCTGAAG GTGGTCGGTGGGAAGATGACAGAGACAGGGCGGCTAGGGGCCTTCATCACCAAAGTCAAGAAAGGAAGCCTGGCTGACATCGTAGGACACTTACGTGCAG GTGACGAGGTGCTGCAGTGGAATGGAAAGGCGTTGCCCGGAGCAACCAAGAAAGAAGTGTACAACATTATCTTAGAGTCTAAAAACGCACCTCAAGTTGAAATAGTTGTTTCAAGGCCCATTGG ATGTATCCATCGAATCCTTCCCAATAACTGCTTGAAAAAGGTCCATAGAGTCTACCA AGATACACCCAGGATTCCAGAATCAACACACCCACCTTTGGACTCAA CGGGCTCGAGTTCCTTTGAGTCCCAGAAGATGGAGAGGCCCTCGATATCCGTCATGTCCCCAACCAGTCCAGGGATTCTGAGGGACCTGGTCGTTCCTGGGCAACTCTCA TTCGTGAAGGTGAAACTGTGGTACGATAAAGTCGGCCACCAGCTGATAGTCAACGTCCTACAAGCCATAGACCTGCCACCTCGACCCGACGGCCGACCCAGGAACCCTTACGTCAAAATGTACTTCCTGCCCGACCGCAG TGACAAGAGTAAACGGCGGACGAAGACGGTGAAGAAGTGCGTGGAGCCCAAGTGGAACCAGACCTTCCTGTACCCTCACGTTCACCGGCGCGACTTCAGGGAGCGCATGCTGGAGATCACCGTCTGGGACCAACCCCgcgtgcaggaggaggagagcgactTCCTgggagag ATTCTAATTGAGCTGGAGACGGCCCTGTTGGATGACCAGCCTCACTGGTACAAGCTGCAGAGCCACGACATGTCCTCCATGCCTCTGCCTCAACCCTCACCCTACATGCcccgcagacagacacacagcgaGAAGAAGcttcaga GATCTCATCGCATCATTGAGACAGATTATGATGCTGGTATTACGGTAGTGTCCACAG caGCGGAGCGCAACtccagagacagggagaggccAGGTACTCTGTCGGTGCCTGAACAGGAGAGGGCGGTCCAGCACCGCTCCCGCTCCGTCTCCCCTCACCGCGAGGGCCAATGCAGAGCCCGCTCACGGCCCACACACGTGCCCATGCAgag GAGTTTGGATGAGATCCATCAGAACCGGCATCATTCCTGTTCACCGTCCCACTACCACGACTCCCACCAGGGACACCGGTCTGGAGACTCAGACTATGAATATTCAGAGGACAG TGAGGTCCTCGAGATGCACAGATCAATCCGGGGTGGGAGTGCCGAATGCCTTCATACTAACAG GAACTTAGCTAGGCACTGTAACACACTTCCACCCAAGATGCCCCTCTTAGTGAATGGCATTCATAAGGACATATACAG CTCCACCCTTCCTGCATGCCTAAAAAGCAAGTCGGCACGGCgacaggaggggggggtggtCTCCCCCCGCAGTGCCGTACCCCAGCGCGTTCTCAGATTCACTGATGAGGTCAGCGTTAG TGATCTCCAGCCATCTCTGGACAGGATCAGGAGTGCCAGTACAACCTGTCTGAGGCCTGACACGGGATTCCACTCACCCGAGCGAGAAAG gGCACATGGGGGTCATTCCCCCACGTCAGGGGCTCCCAGGGGCCGGGGCAGGCAGTTACCCCAGCTCCCGGCCAAGAGCAGCAGCATAGAGCAAG ACCCTGTTAATTGTAAACCAGAGGGAAATGCag ctctggCGGTGGAGGAGAGAGCACGGCAGCTGCAGATGAAGGTTCACTCCTTCAGGCCGTCCAGCTCAGGACCACAGCAGGAGACAGAGCTCAAGGccaagagagag atgTGGAGGCAGCAGCGTGGCGGGAGTGATAACGTGTCGGGCCGCTCCTCGGACAGCGAGCTGAGCGACGCGTCGGCCATCTCCCACGCCAGCAGTGCCTCTCGCCTCAGCAGCGCCAGCTACATGTCTGTCCAGTCCGAGAGACCTCGCGGCGGACGCatgag GCAGGTGCGTGGCTCGGGCAGCCAGAACATGATGAAGAGCACGAGCGTGAGCGGCGAGATCTACACGCCCGAGCGCACCGACGGCAGCCAGTCGGACACGGCGCTGGGCACGGTGGGCGGGTCCGGCAAGAAGCGGCGCTCCAGCCTGAGCGCGCGGGTCGTGTCCATCGTGGGGAACCGACGCAGCCGCAGCACCTCCCAGATCAGCGCGACGG atAAGAAGTCGAAGGGGGTGCCCATCCAACGCAGCCAGGAGACGGGCATGGCCGTGGAGCTCCCGCGCAACATGAGCCGACAGCCCAGCCGCGAGTCCACCAATGGCAGCATGGCCAGCTGCAACTCCGAGGGCAA cctgATCTTCTCCGGTGTGCGTCTGGGAGCGGACAGTCAGTTCAGTGACTTCCTGGATGGGCTGGGTCCGGCGCAGCTCGTTGGTCGGCAGACTCTGGCTACACCTGCGATAG GAGACATTCAGATCGGCATGACGGACAAGAAGGGGCAGTTGGAGGTGGAAGTGATCCGGGCCCGTGGCCTCATACAGAAACCAGGGTCCAAATCTCTCCCTG cTCCCTATGTCAAGGTCTACCTTCTCGACAATGGAGCCTACGTAGCCAAAAAGAAAACCAAGATTGCACGCAAAACGCTCGACCCACTTTACCAGCAAGCGCTGCTATTCGAGGAGAGCCCAAAGGGTAAAGTATTACAA